The window TGAGCCGAATTATGTAGCATCTTCTCATGGTCGTTTTTTCTCgttatacattttattacatcGATAATAACGTGTCACACGAGTAAACAATTACTTTATATTGTTGAAAGGACAGTTTCAATCATGTCGCTCTGTGTCTGTGCCGTTATTTCTCCTTCTGTGTTTAGTTACTTTGATGGTAAAGCCCTGCACCTTATGCAGTCCtcttcagcaccatggacagcaccTCACTTTGCACAAGTTGATAGGATCGCTGTTGAATTTCTTTTCAGATTGTATGGCCCTCTTTTCTCAGTTactagttttgctgttttattgtGTCACACGCACAAAGCTTTTTTTAGTTGCATTTGGTATTAATGCTAACAGATAGCTTGCTGGTTTCTAAATGTGCCTGTGCAGCGTGTGATCTCCAGAGTCTTGAATGCTTTCACACGAGACTGTTGACAAAGTGGTTTGTGTGTGACTACAATTATTTTATTGACAGTCAGAAAGTCTCCTTATACCGCTCTCATTTAGCATCGGTTCTCTTTCGAagttctttttgttgttgttgttgttgttgttgtttctttttcttctgtccCAGCGGTTCCCCAAATTACTATAGAATTGCAGTGGTATTCTATGTCTGTTAGTTTATGCGACGTGCATTGTAAGTCTATTTAACTGAACGTATTTGCAAATTTTAGAGTTAGTAACATAACATCAGAATTATACTAAATGTCATCGTGatatttgttcttattttaatatatttttttgaatattgtgttgatttttttttaattaattaatttgatatGCACCAGTCAGATTTAATCAACCACttcatatttgcagaaatgctacTCTACTGTATTATCTTACTGACTTTGGACTCTAAGGGACGCTGTTGGTCAATGCATCACAGTCTCTAAAACATTACCTCACAGTCTCCTCCCTTACTACCGTGTGCTATGAGAGAAAAGAGGATGGTGTGCAGTATGCAGGCTGACATTCGAGGACAACACACTGGCATCAATTGATATCTACATTCATGTATAGAAAGTAAATTGAAAAAAGGACGTATTTTCTCTGAACTGGCACGGTCAGTGTTTTTTCATATCTCGTATCTTGCTTGGATCGTCGTGGagcatattttttcttttgctatGGCTTGTGGAATACCACCCTTCTCTCTGTGCGTAACATGGCGCTTTGGCTGCAGACAGAATTTGCAGcttctcttcttccttttttatcTCAGCCATATGGTCAGCGGACATATCCGATATTCAGTCCCGGAGGAGATGAAGAAGGGATCCCTAATCGGTAATGTAGCACAGGACCTTGGTTTGGATCTGAAAAGGCTCCGCTCTGGCCGGGCCCGTATCGTGACTGGAGAGAGCATCCAGTACACCGAGCTGAAGACAGACAAAGGAACGCTGGTAGTGAAAGAAAGAATAGACCGAGAGCAGCTTTGTGGAGACGTAACGCCGTGTAGTTTCAGCTTTGAGGTGATTTTAGAAAACCCAATGGAGCTACATCAAATTACAGTTGAAATTACAGACATAAATGATCATTCGCCCACATTCAAACGAGACGCAATCCAATTTGAAATCAGCGAAATCGCTAATACGGGCGCTCGGTTTTCACTAGCGAGTGCAGAAGACCCAGATGTGGGTGTCAATGGACTTAAAGAATATATTTTGACCGAGAATGATAATTTTGTTCTGAAACAAAATTCGAATGCAGATGGAAAGAAATATGCAGAGATGGTGCTTCAGAAGCCAttagacagagagacaaatcCTAATCTATCTCTAAAGCTAATAGCTGTAGACGGTGGAACTCCGCAGAGATCTGGTACAGTAAATATAGAAATTACTGTTCTTGATGTAAATGACAATGCGCCTGTATTTAATCAGTCAGTGTACAAAGCTACTGTGATGGAAAACGCTCCCAGAGAtacttatgtaaccactgttaatGCTAGTGACGCAGATTTCGGGTCAAATAGTATCGTGACGTATTATTTTTCAGATCCTAACAGTGGTCTGgggaatttatttattgttgatgAAAAAAGTGGCGTCATTTTAATTACAGGCTCTATCGATTATGAAAAAGACAAGAAGTACGAGCTCAGAATTGATGCAAAAGATCAGGGAGGTTTGACAGACTCGAGTAAAGTGATAATTGAAGTAACTGATGTAAATGACAACGCCCCTACTATCAGCGTCATGTCATTCACTAGTCCTGTGTCAGAGGACTCTCCTCCTGGAACAACTATTGGCATTATAAATGTAAAAGACCTGGATTCAGGTGATAACGGACAAGTAAACTGTAGAATAGAACAAAATGCACCTTTCAAGATTAAATCTAATTTAAGAAATTACTATACTTTGGTAACAGATACTGTGTTAGATCGTGAGAGTGTCTCAGAATATAACATCACTGTAGTTGCAACAGATGCAGGAATGCCTCCTCTCTCAACAACAAGAACCTTTAATTTAAAGGTCTCTGATGT of the Epinephelus moara isolate mb unplaced genomic scaffold, YSFRI_EMoa_1.0 scaffold2306, whole genome shotgun sequence genome contains:
- the LOC126387134 gene encoding protocadherin gamma-C3-like encodes the protein MACGIPPFSLCVTWRFGCRQNLQLLFFLFYLSHMVSGHIRYSVPEEMKKGSLIGNVAQDLGLDLKRLRSGRARIVTGESIQYTELKTDKGTLVVKERIDREQLCGDVTPCSFSFEVILENPMELHQITVEITDINDHSPTFKRDAIQFEISEIANTGARFSLASAEDPDVGVNGLKEYILTENDNFVLKQNSNADGKKYAEMVLQKPLDRETNPNLSLKLIAVDGGTPQRSGTVNIEITVLDVNDNAPVFNQSVYKATVMENAPRDTYVTTVNASDADFGSNSIVTYYFSDPNSGLGNLFIVDEKSGVILITGSIDYEKDKKYELRIDAKDQGGLTDSSKVIIEVTDVNDNAPTISVMSFTSPVSEDSPPGTTIGIINVKDLDSGDNGQVNCRIEQNAPFKIKSNLRNYYTLVTDTVLDRESVSEYNITVVATDAGMPPLSTTRTFNLKVSDVNDNAPVFSLSVYSAFIAENNSPGFSVLTLRAKDPDENQNA